One Dioscorea cayenensis subsp. rotundata cultivar TDr96_F1 chromosome 15, TDr96_F1_v2_PseudoChromosome.rev07_lg8_w22 25.fasta, whole genome shotgun sequence genomic region harbors:
- the LOC120277595 gene encoding polygalacturonase-like produces MLKLIPFLSFLILVAFNELALSSFEERIEGVMMDSFDLLGGFDYDSSSYNKMVVDVEDYGAKGDGRDDSEAFDKAWRVACSSSKPVTFIVANDKKYKLKPLTFQGPCKSNVKVMIEGSIEASSDRSDWNGKNQRHWLLFDEINDLEVGGGGTINGNGKIWWQNSCKIKKSLPCHDAPTAMTFSKCKNLKVNELSIKNSQQIHISFERCSNVHASQLSISSPESSPNTDGIHVTGTQNINITNCVIQTGDDCISIVSGSQGVKVMDITCGPGHGISIGSLGSHNSEDHVSDVLVDTAKLTNTTNGVRIKTWQGGSGYAKHIIFQNINMKNVKNPIIIDQNYCDSTKPCDEQKSAVEVSNILYKNIKGTSASDIAIDFECSKSVPCHDIVLQDINLIKEGGGTAKSSCKNVEWTKMGQALPEPCDAN; encoded by the exons atgCTAAAGCTAATTCCATTTTTGTCTTTCCTTATTCTTGTGGCCTTTAATGAATTGGCTTTATCTTCATTTGAAGAAAGGATAGAAGGGGTTATGATGGATAGTTTTGATCTTTTGGGTGGTTTTGATTAtgattcttcttcttataataAAATGGTGGTTGATGTGGAGGATTATGGAGCTAAAGGTGATGGAAGAGATGATAGTGag GCATTTGATAAGGCATGGAGAGTAGCATGTTCTTCATCAAAACCAGTTACTTTTATAGTTGCAAATGATAAGAAGTACAAACTGAAACCACTCACTTTCCAAGGGCCATGTAAATCCAATGTCAAAGTGATG ATCGAAGGATCGATTGAAGCGTCTTCAGATCGATCGGACTGGAATGGAAAGAATCAAAGACATTGGTTACTCTTTGATGAGATAAATGATCTTGAAGTTGGAGGTGGTGGAACTATCaatggaaatggaaaaataTGGTGGCAAAACTCATGCAAGATTAAAAAATCACTT CCTTGTCATGACGCACCTACG gCAATGACATTCTCAAAATGTAAGAATTTGAAGGTGAATGAATTGAGTATAAAGAATAGTCAGCAGATTCATATATCATTTGAAAGATGCAGCAATGTTCATGCCTCTCAACTTTCAATTAGTTCACCTGAATCAAGTCCAAACACTGATGGCATTCATGTTACCGGCactcaaaacataaatataaccAATTGTGTCATTCAAACAG GAGATGACTGTATATCAATAGTAAGTGGATCACAAGGAGTGAAAGTCATGGACATAACTTGTGGTCCAGGTCATGGCATCAG TATTGGAAGCTTAGGATCTCACAACTCAGAAGATCATGTTTCTGATGTGCTGGTGGACACAGCCAAGCTCACTAACACCACAAATGGTGTCCGGATCAAGACCTGGCAG GGAGGCAGCGGCTATGCAAAACACATAATTTTTCagaatataaatatgaaaaatgttaaaaatccGATAATCATCGATCAAAACTATTGTGACTCCACAAAACCATGCGATGAACAg AAATCTGCTGTGGAAGTAAGTAACATTTTGTATAAGAACATCAAGGGAACAAGCGCATCAGACATTGCTATAGATTTTGAATGTAGTAAAAGTGTTCCGTGCCATGACATTGTGTTGCAAGACATTAATTTGATCAAAGAAGGAGGTGGAACAGCTAAAAGTTCATGCAAGAATGTTGAGTGGACTAAAATGGGACAGGCTTTACCTGAGCCTTGTGATGCAAACTAG
- the LOC120277594 gene encoding chaperonin-like RbcX protein 2, chloroplastic has product MGTMLLPGPLLPAGSSLGLLIHPWISVVPSLALGGLPLAAGSSERKAVGLGIVDELGGQYEEGFNDVHIQLINYFTYKASRTVLHQLYEMNPPNYRWFYNFLATNKANDGKRFLRQLGKEKQDLAERVMITRLHLYGKWIKKLDHAKMYQQISDENLQLMRERLIETVIWPSDDTNTEKIG; this is encoded by the exons ATGGGAACCATG CTTCTCCCAGGACCGCTGCTGCCTGCCGGAAGCTCTCTAGGTCTTCTAATTCATCCTTGGATCTCAGTAGTTCCTTCGTTGGCGCTTGGCGGCCTCCCACTCGCTGCCGGAAGCTCAGAAAGAAAAGCAGTGGGCCTCGGCATCGTCGACGAGCTTGGTGGCCAGTATGAAGAGGGTTTCAATGATGTTCATATC caacttattaattattttacatacAAAGCTTCAAGGACTGTACTTCATCAGCTCTATGAAATGAATCCGCCAAATTATAGATGGTTTTATAA TTTTTTGGCAACAAACAAAGCCAATGATGGTAAGCGTTTTCTGCGTCAACTTGGAAAG GAGAAACAAGACCTTGCAGAAAGAGTGATGATAACCCGTCTTCATTTATATGGTAAATGGATCAAG AAATTGGATCATGCGAAGATGTATCAACAAATATCGGACGAGAACTTGCAGTTGATGCGTGAACGGTTAATTGAAACAGTCATTTGGCCATCTGATGACACAAACACAGAGAAAATTGGGTGA